Proteins encoded within one genomic window of Buchnera aphidicola (Myzocallis carpini):
- the aroQ gene encoding type II 3-dehydroquinate dehydratase, giving the protein MNSFKILLLNGPNLNLLGTRESSIYGTITLKELLNKLYKKSSTMNAKITHVQSNAEHILIEEIHKSIKYDYIIINPAAFTHTSIALRDALLSVKTPFIEVHISNIYAREKFRKNSWISDISSGVISGFGTDGYFWALKTAITRLKKNKK; this is encoded by the coding sequence ATGAATTCTTTCAAAATATTATTATTAAACGGTCCAAATTTAAATTTATTAGGTACTCGGGAATCTAGTATATATGGAACAATAACATTAAAAGAATTATTAAATAAATTGTATAAAAAATCAAGTACAATGAATGCTAAAATAACACATGTACAATCTAACGCAGAACATATTTTAATTGAAGAAATTCACAAATCTATAAAATACGATTATATTATTATTAATCCAGCAGCTTTCACACATACTAGTATTGCATTAAGAGATGCTTTACTATCTGTAAAAACACCATTTATTGAAGTACATATTTCGAATATTTATGCAAGAGAAAAATTTAGGAAAAATTCCTGGATTTCTGACATTTCTAGCGGTGTAATTTCGGGATTTGGTACAGACGGTTATTTTTGGGCATTGAAAACTGCTATTACCAGACTTAAAAAAAATAAAAAATAA
- a CDS encoding RluA family pseudouridine synthase translates to MYIKNKITFLVLHFYSSKHRLDYILLSIFPEYSRSFLKKMILSKKILVNNLYTDKVKKNIFLGDHITIFVKNKKNNIHVGENISLNIVYEDSDILIINKSFGLVVHPGNGNPKGTLLNALLYRNIAFHSIPRAGIVHRLDKNTTGLMIIAKNITVYLKLKKLMKDKKIIRKYDAFVLGNLVSGGKINIPIIRNPKKRIYMTTNDVGKSAITYYKIIQKFRYYTHLNIKLETGRTHQIRVHMLYIRFPILGDPVYFLRNDFSRIPIDCLNKVKFFHRQALHASYITFVHPITNIIISCYAAIPSDMVNIIKYL, encoded by the coding sequence ATGTATATTAAAAATAAAATTACATTTCTTGTTTTACATTTTTATAGTTCTAAACATCGTTTAGATTATATTTTATTAAGTATTTTCCCTGAATATTCTCGTTCATTTTTAAAAAAAATGATTCTTTCTAAAAAAATTTTAGTAAATAATTTGTATACTGATAAGGTTAAAAAAAATATTTTTTTAGGGGATCATATTACAATTTTTGTAAAAAATAAAAAAAACAATATTCATGTTGGTGAAAATATTTCGTTAAATATTGTATATGAAGATTCAGATATTTTAATTATTAATAAATCTTTTGGATTAGTTGTTCATCCAGGAAATGGAAATCCCAAAGGAACATTATTAAATGCATTATTATATCGGAATATTGCATTTCACAGTATACCAAGAGCGGGTATTGTACATAGATTAGATAAAAATACTACTGGATTAATGATTATTGCTAAAAATATTACAGTATATTTAAAATTAAAAAAATTAATGAAAGATAAAAAAATTATACGTAAATATGATGCATTTGTACTAGGAAATTTAGTATCAGGAGGAAAAATTAATATTCCAATTATTAGAAATCCTAAAAAAAGAATTTATATGACTACAAACGATGTTGGTAAATCTGCGATAACATATTATAAAATTATACAAAAATTTAGATATTATACTCACTTAAATATTAAGTTAGAAACGGGTAGAACACATCAAATTAGAGTACACATGTTATATATTCGGTTTCCTATTTTAGGAGATCCTGTATATTTTTTAAGAAATGATTTTTCTAGAATACCTATCGATTGTTTAAATAAAGTAAAATTTTTTCATCGTCAAGCACTACATGCTAGTTATATTACGTTTGTACATCCAATCACTAATATTATTATTAGTTGCTATGCTGCTATACCATCGGATATGGTTAATATTATAAAATATTTATAA
- the alaS gene encoding alanine--tRNA ligase, with amino-acid sequence MKYTTHIIKNMFLNFFKNHKHKIIKSSSLIPQEDSNLLFTNAGMNQFQNVFLGKIQYPFSQVVSIQKCLRTGGKHNDLNQVGYSPYHNTFFEMLGNFSFGSYFKKEAILYAWKLLTHQNWFNIPKEKLLVTVYYKDQESYNIWKDIIKLSKENIIQVKDKNNQKYESDNFWQMNETGPCGPCTEIFFKKKECKIYDLNNKKQCIEIWNIVFIQFNKINKNNLVPLKTASVDTGMGLERIASVLQNVHSNYKIDSMIKIKNYICKMHKLDAIKNNISINIITDHIRAAVCIIGDQILPSNDNRGYILRKIIRRALLHGNKLGIKKIFFYKLVSITIKSLKDFKEQLQQKKIYIENILKQEELQFIKTLKKGLALLRCYIKKLKNNQLDSKIIFSLYDTIGFPIDLTKNICYENNIQVNEKEIKNIILEHKKNQKNKNNNCKSIHTIHTNIKSKFTGYKNYKIITIVKKIFVNNEECQKISKNQYGIIITAKTPFFAESGGQIGDTGIIYNQKSFFKVNNTQNFINSIGHIGQLQSGMIQIHDIVTTKINLKKRILIKKNHTATHLLQASLQEELQYNIEQKGSFINEKYLRFDFSYPNIINIESIFNIENKINKKIQNNLIIQNKCCTFENAKNHGYKFLKNKYYPTNVRILTISNFSKEICKGTHVNRTGEIGIFKIISCKNISFGIKRIEAKTGTYAFKQIYEKYQIIENIQNTLHTDQNTIIPKIKKLQKNFLYLQKQNNILNQKIILVEKKKFMKKMINIKNIHFLFLQVEIQDSKLLKNIIDHIKKEITSGIIILFYKKNNKYIFIASITLNIKKIITAIQIINIIKKNINGYGGGKEELAECAGKYIHNIKNIIKNIQSQIISKIS; translated from the coding sequence ATGAAATATACAACCCATATCATTAAAAATATGTTTTTAAATTTCTTTAAAAATCACAAACATAAAATCATTAAAAGTAGTTCATTAATTCCTCAAGAAGATTCAAATTTATTATTTACAAACGCAGGAATGAATCAATTTCAAAATGTGTTTTTAGGGAAAATACAATATCCATTTTCACAAGTCGTTTCAATACAAAAATGTCTGCGTACAGGAGGAAAACACAATGATTTAAACCAAGTAGGATATAGTCCATACCATAATACTTTTTTTGAAATGTTGGGTAATTTTAGTTTCGGAAGTTATTTTAAAAAAGAAGCAATTTTATATGCTTGGAAACTATTAACACATCAAAATTGGTTTAACATTCCAAAGGAAAAATTATTAGTTACGGTATATTATAAAGATCAAGAATCATATAATATATGGAAAGATATAATTAAATTATCCAAAGAAAATATTATCCAAGTAAAAGATAAAAATAACCAAAAATATGAGTCTGACAATTTTTGGCAAATGAATGAAACAGGTCCCTGTGGACCATGTACTGAAATTTTTTTTAAAAAAAAAGAATGTAAAATATATGATTTAAATAACAAAAAACAATGTATAGAAATTTGGAATATCGTTTTTATACAATTTAATAAAATTAATAAAAATAATCTAGTTCCTTTAAAAACAGCATCAGTAGATACCGGTATGGGTTTAGAAAGAATTGCATCGGTATTACAAAATGTACACTCAAATTATAAAATCGATTCAATGATAAAAATTAAAAATTATATTTGTAAAATGCATAAATTAGATGCTATAAAAAATAACATATCAATTAACATTATTACAGACCATATTCGAGCAGCAGTATGTATTATTGGAGATCAGATATTACCCTCTAATGATAATCGAGGTTATATTTTAAGGAAAATCATTAGAAGAGCACTATTACATGGAAATAAATTAGGAATTAAAAAAATATTTTTTTATAAATTAGTTTCTATAACAATAAAATCGTTAAAAGATTTTAAAGAACAACTACAACAAAAAAAAATATATATTGAAAATATTTTAAAACAAGAAGAATTACAGTTTATTAAAACTCTAAAAAAAGGATTAGCATTATTACGATGCTATATTAAAAAACTCAAAAATAATCAATTAGATAGTAAAATTATTTTTTCTCTCTATGATACTATTGGATTTCCAATAGATTTAACTAAAAATATATGTTATGAAAATAATATTCAAGTTAATGAAAAAGAAATTAAAAATATTATTTTAGAACATAAAAAAAATCAAAAAAATAAAAATAATAATTGTAAATCTATTCATACTATTCATACTAATATAAAATCAAAATTTACTGGATACAAAAATTATAAAATTATTACTATTGTTAAAAAAATATTTGTTAATAATGAAGAATGTCAAAAAATTTCTAAAAATCAGTATGGAATTATTATTACTGCTAAAACACCATTTTTTGCAGAATCTGGAGGACAAATTGGAGATACTGGAATTATTTACAATCAAAAATCATTTTTTAAAGTTAATAATACTCAGAATTTTATAAACTCCATAGGACACATTGGTCAATTACAATCAGGAATGATTCAAATTCATGATATTGTTACTACCAAAATCAATTTAAAAAAAAGAATTTTAATAAAAAAAAATCATACAGCTACACATTTATTGCAGGCATCTCTACAAGAAGAACTACAATATAATATTGAACAAAAAGGTTCCTTTATTAATGAAAAATACTTACGATTTGATTTTTCATATCCCAATATCATCAACATAGAAAGTATTTTCAATATAGAAAATAAAATTAATAAAAAAATTCAAAATAATCTTATTATTCAAAATAAATGTTGTACATTTGAAAATGCAAAAAATCATGGTTATAAATTTTTAAAAAATAAATATTATCCCACTAATGTAAGAATATTAACAATAAGTAATTTTTCTAAAGAAATTTGTAAAGGAACACATGTAAATCGAACAGGAGAAATCGGGATATTTAAAATTATATCATGTAAAAATATTTCTTTTGGAATTAAAAGAATAGAAGCAAAAACTGGAACATACGCATTTAAACAGATATATGAAAAATATCAAATAATAGAAAATATTCAAAACACTTTACATACTGACCAAAATACGATAATTCCTAAGATTAAAAAATTACAAAAAAATTTTTTATACCTACAAAAACAAAACAATATATTAAATCAAAAAATAATATTAGTAGAAAAAAAGAAATTCATGAAAAAAATGATAAATATAAAAAATATTCATTTCTTATTTCTGCAAGTAGAAATTCAAGATTCAAAATTATTAAAAAATATTATAGACCATATCAAAAAAGAAATCACATCAGGGATTATAATTTTATTTTATAAAAAAAACAATAAATATATATTTATCGCTAGTATTACTTTAAATATAAAAAAAATTATAACAGCAATTCAAATTATTAATATTATTAAAAAAAATATCAATGGATATGGAGGCGGAAAAGAAGAATTAGCAGAATGTGCTGGAAAATACATTCATAATATTAAAAATATTATCAAAAATATTCAATCCCAGATAATATCTAAAATTTCATAA
- the csrA gene encoding carbon storage regulator CsrA: MLILTRRVGETLIIGNEITITVLEIKGNQVRIGINAPKRISIYREEIYQKIQNENIKHVNCTISQIHY, encoded by the coding sequence ATGCTAATTTTAACACGTAGAGTAGGAGAAACACTAATTATTGGAAATGAAATTACTATAACAGTATTAGAAATTAAAGGAAATCAAGTTAGAATAGGTATTAATGCTCCTAAAAGAATTTCTATATATCGAGAAGAAATATATCAAAAAATTCAAAATGAAAATATCAAACATGTTAATTGTACAATCTCTCAAATTCATTATTAA
- the rpiA gene encoding ribose-5-phosphate isomerase RpiA: MSINQLKKNVAKSVLDYLSFKYIIGIGSGSTILYFIKFLARCKKKILGVVSSSYDTTMILQKYGIQVFDINTITQPVIYIDSADEINTNLQMIKGGGGALTTEKIIASIAKKFICIVDESKVVDQLGVYPLPIEVIFHAYSYVLREIMKLGGFPKYRNGVVTDHGNIIIDVYHLNLRHPKVMEDRINSIPGVVTVGLFCNRKADMALIGTKNGIKIIK; this comes from the coding sequence ATGTCAATAAATCAATTAAAAAAAAATGTTGCAAAATCTGTTTTAGATTATCTTTCTTTTAAATATATTATTGGCATTGGTTCTGGTTCTACTATATTGTATTTTATTAAATTTTTAGCTCGTTGTAAAAAAAAAATTCTTGGTGTTGTTTCTAGTTCATATGACACAACTATGATTTTGCAAAAATATGGTATTCAAGTTTTTGATATTAATACTATTACTCAACCGGTAATTTATATTGATAGTGCAGATGAAATTAATACAAATCTTCAAATGATTAAAGGTGGCGGTGGAGCTTTAACAACAGAAAAGATTATTGCATCTATTGCAAAAAAATTTATTTGCATTGTTGATGAATCTAAAGTAGTTGATCAATTAGGTGTATATCCCTTACCTATTGAAGTGATTTTTCATGCTTATTCTTATGTGTTGAGAGAAATAATGAAATTAGGTGGTTTTCCAAAGTACCGAAATGGAGTGGTTACTGATCATGGTAATATTATTATTGACGTTTACCATTTAAATTTACGTCATCCAAAAGTGATGGAAGATAGAATTAATTCTATTCCTGGTGTTGTTACTGTTGGATTGTTTTGTAATAGAAAAGCAGATATGGCATTAATTGGAACAAAGAATGGAATTAAAATTATTAAATAA
- the glnS gene encoding glutamine--tRNA ligase, producing the protein MKFNQSNNNFINKIIIQDIKKKNISIRTRFPPDPNGYLHIGHAKSICLNFGIAKQYNGKCNLRFDDTNPNNNHTKYIQAIKKDIIWLGFNWYKKIRYTSMYFKEIYQYAIELIKKNLAYVEKLKKYEIRKYRGTLKTTGINSPYRNQSIEENLLLFENMKLGNIREGDACLRAKISMKSPLIIMRDPVLYRIKFIKHHYTQNTWCIYPTYDFAHCISDALEKITHSLCTLEFQDNRKLYNWILKNISIDNHPQQYEYSRLNIEYSILSKRKIQSLINNKIIDTWDDPRILTISGLRRKGYTAESIKNFCKNIGITKQNNLIELSTLESCIKKELNHTAHRTMAILDPIKIILSNIDSQYVETIKVLNHPKNHLLGSRRIIFTKEIYIERSDFQENPSKKYNRLSLGKTVKLKYSYTITAQSIQKDINNHITTIFCKCHKNNPNNDNKYGIIHWISKKNAIKSKFILYNPIFIIKNPEIEKDFLKYINQNSKITKIGFIDLTIPKNTQIHTYQFERIGYFHLDSKLSNKKYLVFNQIVPLKTIWKK; encoded by the coding sequence ATGAAATTCAATCAATCTAATAATAACTTTATTAATAAAATTATTATCCAAGATATTAAAAAAAAAAATATATCTATACGAACTCGATTTCCTCCAGATCCTAATGGATATTTGCATATTGGGCATGCAAAATCTATATGTTTAAATTTTGGAATTGCAAAACAATATAATGGTAAATGTAATTTACGTTTTGATGATACTAATCCAAATAACAACCATACTAAATACATTCAAGCAATTAAAAAAGATATTATATGGTTAGGATTTAACTGGTATAAAAAAATTCGATATACATCAATGTATTTTAAAGAAATATATCAGTATGCTATTGAATTAATTAAAAAAAATTTAGCATACGTAGAAAAATTAAAAAAATACGAAATCAGAAAATACCGAGGTACATTAAAAACAACTGGAATTAATAGTCCTTACCGCAATCAAAGTATTGAAGAAAATTTACTATTATTTGAAAATATGAAATTAGGGAATATACGAGAAGGAGACGCATGTTTAAGGGCAAAAATTAGTATGAAATCTCCATTAATCATCATGCGTGATCCTGTATTATATAGAATCAAATTTATTAAACATCACTATACTCAAAATACTTGGTGTATTTATCCAACTTATGATTTTGCACATTGTATATCAGACGCTCTTGAAAAAATTACACATTCATTATGTACATTAGAATTTCAAGACAATCGAAAACTATACAATTGGATTTTAAAAAATATTAGTATTGATAATCATCCTCAACAATATGAATACTCCAGATTAAATATTGAATATTCCATTCTTTCTAAAAGAAAAATTCAAAGTTTAATAAATAATAAAATTATTGATACATGGGATGATCCAAGAATATTAACGATTTCTGGGTTACGGAGAAAAGGATATACAGCAGAATCTATTAAAAATTTTTGTAAAAATATTGGAATTACAAAACAAAATAATTTAATTGAATTATCGACATTAGAATCATGCATAAAAAAAGAACTAAATCATACAGCACATAGAACTATGGCAATCCTAGATCCTATTAAAATTATATTATCTAATATTGATTCACAATATGTAGAAACTATAAAAGTATTAAACCATCCTAAAAATCATTTATTAGGATCTCGAAGGATAATTTTTACAAAAGAAATATATATTGAAAGATCTGATTTTCAAGAAAATCCAAGTAAAAAATATAATCGATTATCTTTAGGTAAAACAGTAAAATTAAAATACTCCTATACTATTACTGCACAATCTATTCAAAAAGACATTAATAATCACATTACTACAATATTTTGTAAATGTCACAAAAATAATCCAAATAATGATAATAAGTACGGCATTATTCATTGGATTTCTAAAAAAAATGCAATAAAATCCAAATTTATATTATATAATCCTATATTTATTATTAAAAATCCAGAAATAGAAAAAGATTTTCTAAAATATATTAATCAAAATTCTAAAATTACTAAAATTGGTTTTATTGACCTTACAATACCTAAAAATACCCAAATACATACTTACCAATTTGAAAGAATAGGGTATTTTCATTTAGATTCTAAACTGTCAAATAAAAAATATCTTGTATTTAATCAAATTGTTCCTTTAAAAACAATATGGAAAAAATAA
- the eno gene encoding phosphopyruvate hydratase, whose translation MYKIKKIIGREIIDSRGFPTVEAEVHLQDNSIGIFSCPSGASTGSQEALEFRDNDPSRFLGKGVSKAIKMINTILFNTLKNKNAENQKEIDNIMLDLDGTKNKKKLGANTILSISMATAKAVAMSKKIPFYEYIAELNNTPKCFSMPLPMINILNGGSHSNNNLDIQEFMIQPISAKNIKDAIRMGCEIFHNLGIILKNKNINTSVGDEGGYAPNLPSNESAILLIQEAIQKSNYHLGKDITLAIDFAASEFYNKNTKKYFLKSENKYFTSREFNHFIEQLSLKYPITSIEDGQSELDWNGFIYQTNLLGHRIQIVGDDLFVTNSEKLYQGIKKKIANAILIKLNQIGTLTETLKTIQMAKKYKYATIISHRSGETEDTSIADLAVGTQSGQIKTGSMSRSERLSKYNRLIRIEEELGTFSAPFRGIKELKKYF comes from the coding sequence ATGTATAAAATAAAAAAAATTATTGGTAGAGAAATAATTGATTCAAGAGGCTTTCCTACTGTAGAAGCAGAAGTACATTTACAAGATAATTCAATTGGAATTTTTTCTTGTCCTTCTGGAGCTTCTACTGGATCACAAGAAGCATTAGAATTCAGGGATAATGATCCATCACGGTTTTTAGGAAAAGGCGTTTCCAAAGCAATTAAGATGATTAATACAATATTATTTAATACGTTAAAAAATAAAAATGCAGAAAATCAAAAAGAAATTGACAATATTATGTTAGATTTAGATGGAACAAAAAATAAAAAAAAACTTGGAGCAAATACCATTTTATCAATTTCTATGGCAACAGCAAAAGCAGTAGCAATGAGTAAAAAAATTCCATTTTATGAATACATTGCAGAATTAAATAATACTCCAAAATGTTTTTCCATGCCACTTCCTATGATTAATATTCTAAATGGAGGTAGCCATTCAAATAATAATTTAGATATTCAAGAATTTATGATACAACCTATAAGCGCAAAAAACATAAAAGATGCGATTAGAATGGGATGTGAAATTTTTCATAATTTAGGTATTATTTTAAAAAATAAAAATATTAATACATCAGTAGGAGATGAAGGAGGATACGCACCTAATTTACCATCCAATGAATCTGCAATATTATTAATTCAAGAAGCAATACAAAAATCTAATTATCATTTAGGAAAAGATATTACATTAGCTATAGATTTTGCAGCATCTGAATTCTATAATAAAAATACGAAAAAATATTTTTTAAAAAGTGAAAATAAATATTTTACTTCTCGGGAATTTAACCATTTTATTGAACAATTATCATTAAAATATCCTATTACTTCTATTGAAGATGGTCAAAGTGAACTAGATTGGAATGGTTTTATATATCAAACTAATTTATTAGGTCATCGCATTCAAATTGTAGGAGACGATTTATTTGTTACGAATTCTGAAAAATTATATCAAGGAATCAAAAAAAAAATTGCTAATGCTATTTTAATTAAACTTAATCAAATAGGAACATTAACAGAAACTTTAAAAACTATTCAAATGGCTAAAAAATACAAATATGCTACAATAATATCACATCGTTCTGGAGAAACCGAAGATACTTCTATTGCTGATTTAGCTGTAGGTACACAATCAGGACAAATTAAAACAGGATCTATGAGTAGATCTGAAAGATTATCTAAATACAATAGACTCATTAGAATAGAAGAAGAATTAGGAACATTTTCTGCTCCTTTTAGGGGTATAAAAGAACTCAAAAAATATTTTTAA
- a CDS encoding 5'-3' exonuclease H3TH domain-containing protein, which produces MNKKKNIILIDAYSYLYRIFYAKLKQNNIKKQSLNIELSLLNILKKMMIEFNPKKLIIVFDTKGKNFRNTIFKKYKINRIKMPYALQCQIPKILQLLTNVGIPVISMPNFEADDIIGTLSKIAEKHGDHVLIGTCDKDLAQLVNKNIYILNNMTNTILKEQNIKIKYGVPPKLIIDLLSLTGDTADNIPGVKGIGKKIAIALLINIGNITKIYNNFEKIRKLPLRGTQNIINKLINGKKMAFLSYKLAKIQCEINIVKKYEELNFFIPNLKNINKEIKYKKIIQDIQNVILNNSS; this is translated from the coding sequence ATGAATAAAAAAAAAAATATCATTTTAATAGATGCATATTCTTATCTTTACCGAATATTTTATGCAAAATTAAAACAAAACAATATCAAAAAACAATCATTAAACATTGAATTGAGTTTATTAAACATTTTAAAAAAAATGATGATAGAATTCAATCCAAAAAAATTAATTATTGTTTTTGATACAAAAGGTAAAAACTTTCGAAATACAATATTTAAAAAATATAAAATAAATAGAATCAAAATGCCATATGCGCTACAATGTCAAATTCCTAAAATATTACAACTATTAACGAATGTCGGTATCCCTGTAATTAGTATGCCTAATTTTGAAGCCGATGACATCATCGGTACATTATCAAAAATTGCTGAAAAACATGGAGATCATGTACTTATTGGAACATGTGATAAAGATTTAGCTCAATTAGTCAATAAAAATATTTATATACTGAATAACATGACTAATACTATTTTAAAAGAACAAAATATCAAAATAAAATATGGAGTACCACCAAAATTAATTATTGACCTATTATCTTTAACAGGAGACACGGCTGACAATATTCCTGGAGTAAAAGGTATTGGAAAAAAAATTGCAATTGCATTGTTAATAAATATTGGAAATATTACCAAAATATACAATAATTTTGAAAAAATTCGTAAATTACCTTTACGAGGGACACAAAACATTATTAATAAATTAATAAATGGTAAAAAAATGGCATTTTTATCGTATAAATTAGCAAAAATTCAATGTGAAATTAATATTGTTAAAAAATATGAAGAACTAAATTTTTTCATCCCGAATCTAAAAAACATAAACAAAGAAATAAAATATAAAAAAATTATACAAGATATTCAAAATGTTATTTTGAATAATTCATCATAA
- the yihA gene encoding ribosome biogenesis GTP-binding protein YihA/YsxC, whose protein sequence is MRYYYNNATFLTSATNFMCNHVPKNGIEIGFVGYSNSGKSTAINALTNKSKLSRFSKNPGRTNMINFFTIYNNLRFVDFPGYGYSLYEKNINKKYNLILHYLEYRTCLKGIILFVDIRRLLRYMDKKILQLVQYKSVKCVILLTKCDKLSKLQQNRQLNILRKELTIYFKDINIILFSSLQKIGISLVLHVIHSWYFFFQNDG, encoded by the coding sequence ATGCGATATTACTATAATAATGCTACTTTTTTAACAAGTGCGACTAATTTTATGTGTAATCATGTTCCAAAAAATGGAATAGAAATTGGATTTGTTGGTTATTCTAATTCTGGTAAATCTACTGCTATTAATGCTTTGACGAATAAAAGTAAATTATCTCGTTTTAGTAAAAATCCTGGTAGAACTAATATGATTAACTTTTTTACAATATATAATAATCTAAGATTTGTAGATTTTCCCGGATATGGTTATTCTTTATATGAAAAGAATATAAATAAGAAATATAATTTAATTTTACATTATTTAGAATATCGTACATGTTTAAAGGGAATTATATTATTTGTTGATATTCGAAGATTATTACGATACATGGATAAAAAAATATTGCAACTGGTACAATATAAATCAGTGAAATGTGTTATTTTATTAACAAAATGTGATAAATTAAGTAAACTACAACAAAATAGGCAATTGAATATTTTACGAAAAGAATTAACAATATATTTTAAAGATATTAATATTATTTTATTTTCTTCCTTACAAAAAATAGGTATATCTTTAGTTTTACATGTTATTCATTCTTGGTATTTTTTTTTTCAAAATGATGGATAA